Within Haliaeetus albicilla chromosome 29, bHalAlb1.1, whole genome shotgun sequence, the genomic segment GCAGGAAGGAGGCCTGGCTGTAGGCAGGCTGGTGGAAGTGGTGGCGGGACAGGCAACTGCGGTGGAGGGTGCCAGCCAAAGTGGCATCTCTCTGCTTGTCAGCACACCCAGCAGCTGGTTTTCTCGTTTGTCTTCACAGGTCGGGAGAAGGAGATTGACCTCTTTGGCAGCTGCTTGAAAGCCTATGAGGACTTAGGACAAAGGCACATCCTGGCATTTGAGGGCACGATGGGCTCCGGAAAGAGCCACTTACTTACTGAACTGGCCTATTTAGGCCAGGCTGCTGGCCACAGGTACAGGTTTTTGACCTCTAGCTTTGGGATGCTGCCCCTGCCCATCACCTGGCAGCCGTAGAACATTCCGTCCCCTCTGCCAGTGCGCCTGGCCTTTGGACTGCAGCCTCCCGAGAAGGCCTCCTGGAGACGCTCCCTAGGAGCACTTGCATGCTCTGCTCCCGCCTCTACATCTCTGGGGAGTTGGAGGTGGCTTCTTGAGCCATGGCCTTTCCTCCTTCACCTCTGGGCCAGGCACAGATAGAAGGAAAGAGCCCAAGCCCGATGCTTTTCATCTGACTCCAGACGCAACAGACAGCAGGGTGGCCTGTCTCGGAAGCCCTGCTTgccctctgctccttcccagaAGGAGCACTGGGGCAGAAAAGCCTTCCTGTGGTCTGGGAGTCAGGCTGCTAAGGTCTGGAGCCCAAAGGCAAACCCACCACTTGCTCCATCCTTGCCCCTTAGTGAGTCCCTCTGCAGGGGGGACGTAGCGAGACCTGGACCGGCGCTGTGGAGACACAAGAGTCTGGAGCCGGCTCTCCCAGTGGCTTGGCAGCAACTGCCCCTCTGTGCCCTTTCTTGTATGAGGAGTGAAAAGCTTGGCCTCCTCTGGGAAGCACTTTGAGACGAGTGGGTGAAGAGCCCCCCCCAAGGGCATCTGCACCCCTTTTGTGCTAGAAGGCTTGGGCTGTTGGGGATCTCAGTCCCCTTTGCTTTTGCACGGCAGGGTAGTTGCCATGGAACTGCTAGAGGTCAACGTGAGGCAGTCCTTCTCTGCCATCCGTATGCTGATGGCCAGGGCCCTGGGCCTCCAGGACAGTGAACCGTGCGGTGCCAGGCAGTGCACGCTGCAGACAAAGCTCCAAGGGACAATTGAAGAGAGCAGCTTTTGTCTCCTCAATGACATTTTCCTTGTCGAGGTGAGAGCAAGAGGCCTCTCTGGCCCTGGAGAAGGCCTTCTCATGAGCTTTTCTGGGTCTGATGTTGTGCGGGCGCGCTGCTGGGAGTGCCTTAGCTCGGGGGTGGGAATTGTGGGGGTGGTAGCACAGGTTTCCCATTCCTGGGCCCTGGGGGGCTCCCTTTCTGGGGCGAGTTCATGTCCTGCGCTGCATCTGGCGGTGCCTGGTGTCTTGTTCAGCACCTTGGAAGTGGCATTGGAGAGAGGCTGGTGCTGGGCGCGTGGTCTGCTCCAGCCAGCCCAAGCCTCCTACAGGCAGAGAACCAGCTCTTCAGCCCACGCCcaagccccagctctgccagtgaTCCTCAGCAGAGGGCCTCTGCTTTGGGCTCCAGGTGCAGCCCCCACTGTGGCTCCTTGCACCTGTGCTGGGGAGAGGTAAGGTGCTGAGGCCAGCAGAGGCAGTTTGCTCTGCGGTCTTGCTTGGCGGGTTCATGTGCCTAGCCCCGGAGCGATGCTTCTGCCTGACTCTGCTTTTCTGGCCAGTTTCCCGTTTCGGACAAGGTTCGCGACATGCGtggaattgaaagaaaaaaggagttgCACTCGACTTGGGCAAAAGTGCTGGAGAAGGTGagcctttctccttccttccttccttccttccttccttcctgccttccttccctcctgggtcagagaaggaaaacaagcctGCTGGCTGCGGGCTCTGCACCACAGCAGTGTGAGCAGATGGGAGGACCACACGCCCGGGCCATCGCCCTTCAGGGCCTGAGAaagcccccacctcccccctcctccctgcagccccacaaACACACCCCATAACTTTCCTCCCGTCAAGTGTAGCCTGGACAAGGAGCAATGGCTTCTGCATTCCCTTGCCCAAGCTGCCTCCTTCTGCAGGTCAGGTGGTGTTAGGTGTGACCTTAAAATCTCAAAGAAATTAAGAGTCAGTAAGCTTCTGAGCAGGGAAGCGGCTGGGGAGAGACTTCAGAGCATCCTCTCAAGAGACAGAGGCTCAGTCTCCTCCCCTGCAAGACACTTGGGATTCCACTGGATTGCCCTCAGAacatcctgctttttttcagacCATTGGAGGAGAATTTGGCATTTTCGTCATCGACAATGCCCATTTCATCGACCCTGCCTCCTGGAGTATCATGTCACCCGTGCTCCGAAATGTCTCCTACTTCATGGTCATGAGCTTGGCGCCGGGCTACGCAAGAACAGAGGgcttttgcaaagctgcagcagaCAACACAATGTCCCAGAAAATCACCTATCTTCATCTGGATGAGCTGAAGCCTTCAGCTGTGGTGCAGGAGGTCTGCCAGAACCTTAAAGTGGACAGCATCTCCAGGGATCTAGCGAGGTAAGTTCGAGGCAGGGGAGCTCTTCCTGAGGGCTTGAACCTATGCAGACCACGGACGGGAATCAGCCCCCCCGGAAAGGGAGCGCAGGGCCACTAGAAGCATCACCGACTCTAGCGAGTACTCTAGGAGGTGGGTTGCTTGTTATGCCTTGTCCTGGCAGGCGTGAGCTGAGAGTGGGCCACTGCCGAGACACAGAGCGTGGGAAGTGTCAGCCCTTCGCGGCTGcacagagaggaagggaggaagagtcCCGAGCCCAAGTGTGGCTGGGCTGTGAAAAGGCCTTGGTCTAGGTGGCTGGGCTGTGAAAAGGCCTTGGTCTAggtggccaggctgtggggGAGATTCCCTGGGACAGaggcctgccctgctgccagagAGGATCTAGGCTCctgaggagaggaaaggcagggctCGCTGCTCTGTGCTTTGGCCGTTGGCCGCAATTCTTTTCCCATGGACTTCAGCGAAGGCCGGAGGTTCGGGGGGGCCCAAAAGCCCAAGCCAGCAGAGGACTGTCCCATTCAAAGGCGAGGTGCAGCTGTGACAAAGATGCTGGCTACCCTGTATTGCCCAAGTGACTCGCCGCCCACCTGAACCGTGTTTCACTTTACTCCTCTTGTGGTGGTCACTGCCGCGTCTGCTCCTGTCCAGGTTCCTGATCCAAAGAAGCTCGGGGATCCCGTATTACTGCAaggagctgctgggctgcctTCTTTGCAACAACACGCTCTTGTTCCGCACCCGGAGGCGGGGTGAAAAAGCAGAGGACAACTGGGAGAGCCTGATCAGTAAGCACCTTTGCTGCTGACTAGCGAGTTGCTGTGTTGCTGTGGCGCGTTCTCCGCAGCACAGTCTTGCCCCATCATTCCCCCGTTGACCTGGGCAGAGTCAGATCTTGCAGCAGTGCAGAACGTGGTCTGGCGGAGGCGTGGGCTCCTGCGTGCCTTGCTGTTGGGACAGCCAAAGCAGGGGCTAGCGAGTTGTGGTGGCTTGGAGGGGCCTAAATTCTTGGGGCGGGGGTTGGGGGGCTAAAACACAGGGGAAATGGTTCCAGAGCACACCTGTTTCTGGTGTTTCTTAGGCATTCTAATGGGCACGTAGTTTACCCTGGCCCAACGCCAGCTCACTTGAGAACAAACCCCAGCTTGAGGCGAGCGACGGGCCTGGGAAACTTTGAATTCAAAACCATAAATCCCCAGAAGGGTGCTGGTAACGGAAGAAAACGGTGGCAATGCCACCGAGAGCGCCATGCCAGCCAGAGTGCTGTGGCCTTGGGAACAGCCAGGGCTGATGCTGCATTTTGCATGATCACTGGCAATTTCCCTGGCTGTGGAGGTAGCCCTGTCGAAGGcagcaatgctgctgctttctgtcgCGGGGCGTTCAGTTGCCCCCCAGGCACTCCAGAAGCTTTGACTGAGGGGCTGTTTGGGAAAGCTGGTCTGAAGGCAGAACACCTGTCTGTTCTGGGAGGGCTACGCAAAGAAATGCTTGCAGTGGTAACTGTTTTGCTGTGCTTAATGACCACGTTCAGCACGTGCAGCTCTGTGCGCTTGCACTGGACCATGTGAAGTGGGACTTGTCCCATCTCAGGGGAATTTTGAAACGTTTGCAAGCCGCAAGTTACTTTGCAAATTGCCTTATTCGTGTTCTCCTGCTCCACCCAGCTTCTGCAGTTGAGGCTTCACCCCTCACAGCAACCTCGAGCTCCAGCGCGGGGAATGATGGCACGGTCTGCATCATCAGACCAGACGTGAACCCGGAGAACACGGTGCTGCCCGCCACCTTGAAAGGTGAGGGACCGAGAGCCGCTCTGCCGGCTCACGGCTGTGCTGGGGCCCCTTCGCGGGGCATTGGCTAGAGGGAGGCTGGGCATTTGTGTGCTGCAGAGTCACCCTCTCAGCTTGGGGGCTCTGCTGGGAAGGTGGCTCCAGTGCAACCAGAAACAGGCCTGGGGTTGCGGGCAGCCATTTTCCCCTCCTGGGTGTGAACCAGCTGTGAGCCTGctggctgctttccagcagcaggTAGGAGAGAAAAGGCTATTGGTGCAACACTAGAACGGCTCCCTTTTCTCACAGAAACAAATCCTTTGCTGGGAAAAGTCTTTGACTTGCCGCTGACTCAGCTGTGATCGCGACTTTGCCCTCGCTATTCTCTTTTTAAGCTCCCCAGCTAACGGCGCTCTCAAGGCACTTAATCCAAACCAAAtccattgtttttttctgtggattGGCACGGAAATCCCCCCATACCAGGGGAGCTGGATGGGGGAGCTGTCAACGACTGTCCCTCCTCTCTAGCCATAGCCATTTGTATGAACCTTGAAGAAACGTCATGCTAAAGCATTCCTGCTATTACGTTGTTCTGTCccatccccgccccccccccccaaaaaaaaaaaccaaaagaaaaccaaacaaaaggcATAGTATTGTCTGGCCAAGTCAAGAGAGCCGTTGTGGGGAGCTCTGAGTCCACCTCTGCGTGGGGAAggttctctgttttctgtgtgcGCCGTTGGGCAAAACCCTACTCCAGATCTGGTAGGGCGCATCATGGACGCATGTACCTGCTGGATCCTGCCCTCCTCACCCCAGGTGGGCGAGTGTTTGTTTGAGCGTCTCGCTCTTCCCCAGGCCTTGTGGCCTGCGATTCCAAGAGGTGCGGAGCCATTTTGAAGACGCCTGCCCTGGGTTGCAATTGCCCAGCAGGTGCAGTGCCGAGgagaagaggccaaagtctaCCCCATTTCATGTGTTGAGACTTTCCAGCCTCTCCAGCCTCAGCATGGGGAACAGgcaagagagaaagaggtgTTGCTTCTTTTTGACAGAGATTGCGCTGGCCCAGCTGGACGGGATAAAGCCACTGAAGCAGACGATTTTGAAGTTTGCAGCTGTCATCGGGCCAGTGTTTACCACCCAGCTGCTGTCACACATCCTTCCTGATGGCATCAGGCACAAGATGAATTGCTTGTTGGACATGCTGGTGAGCGACAACATCCTTAAGTGGCTGAAAACCACAGAGGTGGCAGAAGATGTCCGAGATCCTACCAAGGGGCCAGGCAGCTCTCGGCAGGCAGAGAGTGGTAAGTGGCAGCAGTGAAGAGGCCAAGGGAGctcccagctgtgtcctggtGGGGCTCGCCAGGGCATGGTGCActtcccccctctgccccagtAATGGCTGGGTGGAGCTCAGGCAGGCATGGCGGTTCGGGATGGCTTGTTCAAAGATCTTACAAGTCAATCTCAAAGAACGCTAGCTTTGCGCTGGAGGGAAGCTCCCACCAGCTGTCCCAAGtgcctctgctcctctgccttcAAGTGCTGCTTGTAGTGCAGGCACGGGAGGGCATGTGCAATCACCGATatcctctcccagctgcctgcgGCATCCGGATCAAAGATGCCCTCCAAAGTGCCCCAGGGCCTTTGAGAGGCTTTTATTCAGCTTTGATTCCCCTGTGGTGCAGCAGGGGAAGCTCAGGAGGCTGGGGACTGCCTTGCCAGGAGCGGAGAGAAAGCAGTGGCCGGGGCTTGCTTCGGCTGGCGGCAACGTCCCCACCTCCTGTCTGGAGCACAGCTGAGCACTGTGTCCCCAAGGCTGTGCTAGCATCAGCAAGGCAAGGCGGGCCCTTTTGCCTCGTCCTGCAAGGCTCGGTGTGCAGCAGCGCTGGTTTGCGGCTAAGGATGCTCACCAAGGCATGACTTTCATGCCCCGGCTGGGATGGCCCTGAGCCCTGGCCCCAGCTCAGGCTGATGCAAAGGCCCTTTGCCCTGCAGGTGTGGAGAGACCCTCTCCGAGCAAGAAGACCACGGAGCGGCAGTCTGGCGTGCTGGTCTTCTGTGTCCCACTGCTGCGGGAGGCTGCCTACGAGCTGTGGCCCGAGAGACAGCGGGTCGCCTTGCACCGCAAGTGCGCCGCCTTCCTGGAGCGGCACGCGCACAAatgcaagagctgcagccaAGGGGACTTTGTTGCCTTCCACCGCTTCACTGTCACCAGCacccaggagggagggagcagtcAGGGCCCTGCTGAGCAGGGCGACCCTCACAGCTGGGAGGCCTTGGTGCTCGCAGGAGAACAGCTGAAGAGGGATAGGACTCACACCCCTGAGGGTATGCTGTGCACCATGCTTCACAGCCTGGGCCCTCCAGGCCCCCaggggggctgtgctggggatggggtgggaggacATCTGCTAGGGACGAGCCCAGGAGGTGAGGATGGCCACTGCAGACTTTCCGCAGCGTGTCGCGACCCTTGCAGGGATCCTTGCGATCCCCAGCCCGCTGGGAGAGGGAGAGTAGTTCTTCCCCTGTGGTATGTGAGGAGGTATCTAACcccctgttttctttcctgatgctgcaggtgctctgcagcagcagcaggctttCCTGGAGGAGGATTTTGGGTGAGCAGACACGGTTTTGATGATTTTGGAAGGCAGTGAGCTCAGGGTGTCCAGAGGAGACAAAGGAAGCGCCGCCATTTGGCTGCCGGTTGTGACTGCAGCTTAGGGAAGAGGCTTTctgtggggtgggaggtgggaggagaTGGCCATGGAGATGAGGGAGTGCTTGAGGAAGCCTGTGGGCTCAGAGCGATCCTCACACTACACTGGAGCAGCCCCTGCTTTCCAGTTCCTACAGAGTAGCACTGCAAAATCTGCAGGGGAAAACCTGCCCCGGGGACTCGGGTGGTTTGCCTGTGGGAAGAGGTGACAGAAagcccagcttgtctctttctccctACCTACAAAGCACCTGTACGTGTCGTACGTGCCCATGGCCTCGTGCTCTGCTTTGAACAAAGGGCTTTTGATGCCGTCTCTGTGGGGAGAAAGAGCAGTACAGGTGATGCCTGTGTATTCTTTGCTCTCTTCTTCTCCTGGGAACCGTCCTCTGACTAGTGTGGCAGGACGGTTTCTGGCAAAGAGTGAACAGACAGCTGAGCTGCCCAGCAAGACCGACAGGAAGCACAGCGGTACCTGCTCATGTGAATGCAAAGCCATCGTGGAATCGGTGCTTGTGCCTTTGGCTCGCCACTACATGGCGATGGGCGATGCCGCCAGAGCCTTCTACTACCTTCTGGAGTCTGCGGCTGCCTACCTGCATGTCTCCAACAGCTACATGGTGAGTTGCCCTGCTTGCCAGCACCCACTGTGCACAGAGTCCTGCCTGCCTGGCCGTTGCACTAGGGCATGCCTTTGCGGCACCTTGGAAGGGAAATGCTGGGGTCAGACCCTGACTTTTTCCTCTGGTGTGCCTCTTCTGCGGCAAGAGACACGAGGCACTGTGCCCTTAGCACGAGGGGCATTAGCAGGGAGGCAGTCTGAAGGATCACTGGTGCCTGTCTGTGCTCTGAGACAGTGTGACTGTGTTTGGGCGGGCGTCACCAGGGGGAGAAACAGGCCCTCTTAAGACAGATGCCAGAGGCAATGATGAGGGAGGACAAGGCTGGCCGTGGGCTCTGCACCCACGCTCACCTGCTCTCTGTGTGCTTGCGCAAAGGCCCTCATGAAGCTGAACGAAGCGGAGGTCCTGAGGAACTCActagagaagaaagcaaatgtgatAGCCTGCTTTGAAGAGGCCACCTTCTTCAGCCTCAAAGGGGAGGTAAGAGACGGGCAGGTCTGGAGGGATCTCCCGGGGGACGGAGCTGGATGCCTTCCGCGGTTGCAGGGGATATCCCTGGCATCTCCAGCCACTTGGGGATTCCTGCAGTCTCCTGGGCAACTAGTCCATAGCAGgatgtttcccttttcctctgcaggTCTGCTGGCGTATGGGGCACATGAAGCTGGCAAAGAAAATGCTCAGGGAGGCTTTGAGCCTGCTCGGAAGACAATTCCCCCGGACCTCCATTGGAGCCTTTGTCAAGTCTCAGGTGGAAAAGTTGCCGTGTGCCTCTTATGTTGCCAGAAGAGTATCCTCCCTTCCGCAGGAGGCCCGGTAAGAAGCAGAACTGAGAAGCCAGGGGAGGAAGAGCCATTTCCCACCTGGTCCCAGGCACCCCGGCCCAACCTGCCTAGGCTTGAGGCCACCCTGAACCTGACACATAGGCCTTAGCAGGACCGAGGCAGTAAGGAGCCACGTGCGGGTAGACCAGGGGACGGCAGAGCCccacgctccctccctccttgcGCCCTGCTTTCCCCCGGCCCTGTCCCATTTAGCACTGCACAGCTAGAGCCTCTGGGCCAAGCAGTTTCTCTCGtgtggcaggaggaagaggctaGCCCGGCTGCTGCGGCAGAGCTGCTGTCTTTCCTTACTGGAGCACCTCTTCAGCCTGGAGGGCACTTCCAGCGGACGGACGTTCTCCCGCCTGGCAGCGCGCATGAAGGCCAACACGGACAGGGCAGCGGACTCCTATCGGGCGGCAGACTCCTGCCACAGATAGACTTACAACAGAAGGGTGGCAATGAAGTTACCTCCTTAAACAGCTCCGTTATTATGACCTTTGTAGTCGggcctttctttctttctgtctttctttctttctgaggcACGGAATGGGACACTGTCTTGTCATTTCTGTTGATGGCTACTGTGGCGGCTCCATCAGTGATGGCTACAGCTCTCTCGCAGGCCCTGGTGCAGGCTC encodes:
- the LOC138682651 gene encoding adenylate cyclase type 10-like → MDPMSWSECQDALRKLVQHPGSHRLEGEGAMRPALLLPGGANVYDVLRNHRALVFQLDDRVPLDLFSELRPVTSVFVQLQLTAGISTVDIRTIIHDASRMMLEILCPHKGEINKIVLFDKGCMFLLVFGLGGEKLRYESIHALQSAIQIFNSCSTMLMEIEAVSVAVTSGTAFCGVTGHPLRHEYTVIGQKVNLAARMMVHYPGLVSCDAVTYASSRLPPYYFKELPERKMKGLSHPGTVYQYVGITKKSIFGMGLAKKRSEYAPLLGREKEIDLFGSCLKAYEDLGQRHILAFEGTMGSGKSHLLTELAYLGQAAGHRVVAMELLEVNVRQSFSAIRMLMARALGLQDSEPCGARQCTLQTKLQGTIEESSFCLLNDIFLVEFPVSDKVRDMRGIERKKELHSTWAKVLEKTIGGEFGIFVIDNAHFIDPASWSIMSPVLRNVSYFMVMSLAPGYARTEGFCKAAADNTMSQKITYLHLDELKPSAVVQEVCQNLKVDSISRDLARFLIQRSSGIPYYCKELLGCLLCNNTLLFRTRRRGEKAEDNWESLIIEASPLTATSSSSAGNDGTVCIIRPDVNPENTVLPATLKEIALAQLDGIKPLKQTILKFAAVIGPVFTTQLLSHILPDGIRHKMNCLLDMLVSDNILKWLKTTEVAEDVRDPTKGPGSSRQAESGVERPSPSKKTTERQSGVLVFCVPLLREAAYELWPERQRVALHRKCAAFLERHAHKCKSCSQGDFVAFHRFTVTSTQEGGSSQGPAEQGDPHSWEALVLAGEQLKRDRTHTPEGALQQQQAFLEEDFGVAGRFLAKSEQTAELPSKTDRKHSGTCSCECKAIVESVLVPLARHYMAMGDAARAFYYLLESAAAYLHVSNSYMALMKLNEAEVLRNSLEKKANVIACFEEATFFSLKGEVRDGQVWRDLPGDGAGCLPRLQGISLASPA